A genomic region of Bradyrhizobium sp. CCGB12 contains the following coding sequences:
- a CDS encoding aspartate aminotransferase family protein codes for MLSNSLIELDRAHLIHPVSSYRSHEATGVRVLKSGKGATLTDVSGRQLLDGFAGLWCVNAGYGQDSIVEAATRQLQELPYATGYFGLGSDPAIRLAARLAELAPGDLNHVYFTLGGSDAIDSTIRFIRYYYHSKGMPQKDQFISVESGYHGSSTAGAGLTALPAFHAGFGVPHGWQHKIPSHYAYRNPAGSHPQAIIAASVAALRAKIAELGAERVAAFYVEPIQGSGGVLVPPPSWLKAMHAVCKAHDILFVADEVITGFGRVGPLFACEEDDVVPDLMTTAKGLTSGYVPMGAVLMSDGVYNAIADGAGKAAVGHGYTYSAHPVSAAVGLACLDLYENGLLENGRKAGHRLMEGLRALADHPLVGDVRGRGMLAAIELVTDKELKTPLPAEADAARRIFDRAWDNGLVIRAFAQGVLGYAPPLCCTDDDIDGIIERTRTTLDQTLEDKDVRAAMKG; via the coding sequence ATGTTGAGCAACTCGCTAATTGAGCTCGATCGCGCGCATCTGATTCACCCGGTCTCATCTTATCGAAGCCACGAGGCGACGGGCGTCCGCGTGCTGAAGTCAGGTAAGGGTGCGACGCTGACCGATGTCTCGGGACGTCAATTGCTGGACGGCTTTGCGGGTCTGTGGTGTGTCAATGCCGGCTACGGACAGGACAGCATCGTTGAAGCGGCTACGCGTCAGCTGCAGGAGCTGCCTTATGCGACGGGCTATTTCGGTTTGGGCTCGGACCCGGCGATCCGGCTGGCGGCCAGGTTGGCTGAATTGGCGCCTGGCGATCTGAACCATGTCTACTTCACGCTGGGTGGCTCCGATGCCATCGACAGTACGATCCGGTTCATCAGGTACTACTATCATTCCAAAGGGATGCCGCAGAAGGACCAGTTCATTTCCGTCGAGTCTGGCTACCATGGATCGTCGACGGCAGGGGCTGGCTTGACGGCGCTGCCCGCCTTTCATGCGGGCTTTGGGGTGCCTCACGGCTGGCAACACAAGATCCCCTCGCACTATGCCTATCGCAATCCTGCCGGTTCCCATCCCCAGGCTATCATTGCGGCGTCGGTCGCGGCCTTGCGGGCCAAGATCGCCGAGCTCGGCGCCGAACGCGTCGCCGCCTTCTATGTCGAGCCGATACAGGGGTCAGGAGGCGTCCTCGTTCCGCCGCCGTCCTGGCTGAAGGCCATGCATGCGGTCTGCAAGGCGCACGATATTCTGTTCGTTGCCGATGAGGTCATCACGGGCTTTGGCCGTGTCGGTCCGCTGTTCGCCTGTGAAGAGGATGACGTCGTGCCGGATCTCATGACCACGGCAAAGGGGCTGACCTCGGGCTACGTGCCGATGGGGGCCGTTCTCATGTCCGACGGCGTCTACAACGCGATTGCCGATGGCGCCGGCAAGGCGGCGGTCGGCCACGGCTACACCTATTCCGCTCATCCCGTCAGTGCAGCCGTTGGGCTCGCGTGCCTTGATCTCTATGAAAACGGCTTGCTGGAAAACGGCCGGAAGGCCGGGCACCGGCTGATGGAAGGTCTTCGCGCGCTCGCCGACCATCCGCTTGTCGGCGATGTCCGCGGTCGCGGCATGCTGGCCGCAATCGAGCTCGTCACCGACAAGGAGCTCAAGACGCCTCTGCCGGCGGAAGCCGACGCGGCGCGCCGCATCTTCGACCGCGCATGGGACAATGGTCTCGTGATCCGCGCCTTCGCGCAAGGCGTGTTGGGCTATGCGCCGCCGCTGTGCTGCACCGACGACGACATCGACGGCATTATTGAGCGGACAAGGACGACGCTGGACCAGACCCTCGAGGACAAGGACGTCCGGGCGGCGATGAAGGGATGA
- a CDS encoding haloacid dehalogenase type II produces MATFRPKYITFDCYGTLTNFDMAGAATRVYGSELSAAAMAKLIKDFSAYRLDEVLGAWKPYFEVVHNALERACRRNGVVFKPEHAQRINEEIHTWGPHADVPAGLAKVAKEIPLVILSNSMKNLIMSNVEKLGAPFHTVITAEETGAYKPHMKGFEYMFDKLGCGPEDITHVSSSFRYDLMTAYDLGIKSKVWVNRGHEPANPFYEYTEVSGIGGLAAAVGLEPLRKSA; encoded by the coding sequence ATGGCGACATTCAGACCGAAATACATCACCTTCGACTGCTACGGCACGCTGACCAATTTCGACATGGCCGGCGCCGCGACTCGTGTCTACGGCTCGGAGCTTTCTGCCGCGGCGATGGCAAAGCTCATCAAGGACTTTTCCGCCTATCGCCTGGACGAGGTTCTCGGCGCCTGGAAACCGTACTTCGAGGTCGTGCACAACGCGCTTGAGCGCGCCTGCAGGCGCAATGGTGTGGTCTTTAAGCCGGAGCATGCCCAGCGCATCAATGAAGAGATCCACACGTGGGGTCCACATGCCGACGTCCCGGCTGGTCTGGCCAAGGTTGCCAAAGAGATCCCGCTGGTCATCTTGTCGAACTCCATGAAGAACCTCATCATGTCCAACGTGGAGAAGCTCGGTGCTCCCTTCCACACGGTCATCACGGCCGAGGAGACCGGCGCCTACAAGCCGCACATGAAAGGCTTCGAATACATGTTCGACAAACTCGGCTGCGGCCCGGAAGATATCACCCACGTCTCCTCCTCGTTCCGCTACGATCTGATGACCGCCTACGATCTGGGTATCAAGAGCAAGGTATGGGTGAACCGCGGTCACGAGCCGGCGAACCCCTTCTATGAATACACCGAGGTCTCTGGCATCGGCGGCTTGGCTGCCGCAGTCGGCCTGGAGCCTCTTCGCAAGAGCGCCTGA
- a CDS encoding NAD-dependent succinate-semialdehyde dehydrogenase yields the protein MVALKDKDLFRQQALIGGHWRDASAKATVDVIDPASQQVLGTIPDMGCEETRAAINAAADAFKHWKTKAHAERAALLERWYELMRHHEWDLALLLTLEQGKPLAESLGEIRYGASFVKWFAEEARRINGSTIPSPTVDRRILVLKEPVGVCGIITPWNFPNAMITRKVAPALAAGCAVVIKPSEFTPFSALAIGVLAERAGIPPGVINIVTGMPADIGKELMANESVRKISFTGSTRVGALLMKGAADNIKRLSLELGGNAPFIVFDDADIDRAVEGAIASKFRNGGQTCVCCNRILVQSGIYDAFAQKLAGKVAKMKVGAGTEEGVAIGPMINGAAIEKIKRHVVDALDKGAKIIAESEAVPEGRQYARPLVLGGATTEMLLASEETFGPVAPLFRFETEDEALAIANGTPFGLAAYFYTENLKRSWRVAEALEFGMVGLNTGLISTEVAPFGGVKQSGLGREGSQLGIEEYLESKALHVGGLD from the coding sequence ATGGTTGCATTGAAAGACAAGGATCTGTTTCGCCAGCAGGCACTGATCGGCGGCCACTGGCGCGACGCGAGTGCGAAGGCGACGGTTGATGTCATCGATCCTGCCAGCCAGCAAGTTCTTGGCACCATCCCCGATATGGGGTGCGAGGAGACCAGGGCTGCCATCAACGCTGCGGCGGACGCTTTCAAGCATTGGAAGACCAAGGCCCATGCAGAGCGCGCCGCGCTGCTGGAGCGCTGGTATGAGCTCATGCGACACCATGAGTGGGATTTGGCGCTGTTGCTGACGTTGGAGCAGGGCAAGCCACTCGCGGAATCGCTCGGCGAAATCCGCTATGGTGCCTCCTTCGTCAAATGGTTTGCGGAAGAGGCACGCCGGATCAATGGATCGACGATCCCGTCACCCACGGTCGATCGCCGCATTCTGGTTTTGAAAGAGCCGGTCGGCGTCTGCGGGATCATTACGCCCTGGAATTTCCCCAACGCGATGATTACACGCAAAGTGGCGCCTGCGCTTGCCGCAGGCTGCGCCGTCGTCATCAAGCCCTCTGAATTCACGCCGTTTTCGGCCCTCGCGATCGGTGTGCTGGCGGAGCGGGCGGGGATTCCACCTGGCGTGATCAACATCGTGACGGGCATGCCGGCGGACATTGGCAAGGAGCTGATGGCCAATGAGAGCGTCCGCAAGATCTCGTTCACGGGATCGACTCGCGTCGGCGCGCTGCTGATGAAAGGCGCCGCCGACAACATCAAGCGGCTCAGCCTCGAGCTCGGCGGAAACGCGCCATTCATCGTCTTCGACGATGCCGATATCGACCGGGCCGTCGAGGGGGCGATTGCATCGAAGTTCCGCAATGGCGGACAGACATGCGTCTGCTGCAATCGCATTCTCGTCCAATCAGGCATCTACGATGCCTTTGCACAGAAGCTCGCCGGCAAGGTCGCGAAAATGAAGGTCGGCGCCGGTACGGAGGAGGGGGTTGCAATCGGGCCGATGATCAACGGCGCTGCGATCGAGAAAATCAAGCGGCACGTGGTGGACGCTCTAGACAAGGGCGCAAAGATCATCGCGGAGAGTGAGGCGGTGCCGGAAGGTCGGCAATATGCCCGGCCTCTCGTGCTCGGTGGCGCGACGACTGAGATGCTTCTGGCTTCGGAGGAGACCTTCGGGCCGGTCGCGCCGCTTTTCCGCTTCGAGACGGAGGACGAGGCGTTAGCGATCGCAAACGGTACGCCCTTCGGTCTTGCGGCGTATTTCTACACTGAAAACCTGAAGCGTTCCTGGCGCGTTGCCGAAGCGCTGGAGTTCGGCATGGTCGGCCTGAACACCGGCCTGATCTCGACGGAGGTTGCGCCTTTCGGCGGTGTCAAACAGTCGGGCCTCGGACGCGAGGGATCTCAGCTCGGGATAGAAGAATATCTCGAGAGCAAGGCCCTCCATGTCGGCGGCCTGGACTGA
- a CDS encoding cupin domain-containing protein: MSLLVTIDTNPDFVPKKAVPAPERLISGNPSFKTWAQDASKGEKVLTGVWEATPGETHSIKGTTFEFCHIISGLIEIEEKGGETKTFRAGDSFVMKPGFVGVWRTIETVRKIYVCHYD, encoded by the coding sequence ATGTCCCTTCTGGTCACCATTGACACCAATCCGGATTTTGTACCGAAGAAGGCCGTGCCAGCTCCGGAACGGCTCATTTCGGGCAATCCATCGTTCAAGACCTGGGCGCAGGACGCCTCGAAGGGTGAGAAAGTGCTGACGGGTGTCTGGGAGGCAACCCCCGGCGAGACCCATTCCATCAAGGGCACCACCTTCGAGTTCTGCCACATCATCTCGGGTCTTATCGAAATCGAGGAAAAAGGTGGTGAGACGAAGACTTTCCGCGCCGGCGACAGCTTTGTGATGAAGCCGGGCTTTGTCGGCGTCTGGCGCACGATCGAGACCGTGCGGAAGATCTACGTCTGCCACTATGACTGA
- a CDS encoding glyoxylate/hydroxypyruvate reductase A has translation MAFLFNSDPARAAIFRQAFARELPDLEFYHSSECFEPEKIRYLITWNAPDDVSRFRNLEMLFSIGAGVDQFKPETIPGHVKLVRMIEDGIVRMMQEYVVLGVLTLHREMLAYREQQGRGLWQALATPQAADRRVGFLGLGMLAQAAIDRLKPFGFPLAAWSRRSKTIESVTCFHGDGQLGEFLRGTDILVCLLPLTEETSGILNAQLFSLLPTGARLLHVGRGPQLDQSALIEALDSGHLAAAMLDVTDPEPLPASDPLWSHPRVSITPHIASVTQPHTAAQSVIENIRRHRAGQDPIGLVDRTLGY, from the coding sequence ATGGCGTTCCTTTTCAATTCCGATCCTGCTCGAGCGGCTATTTTCCGGCAGGCCTTTGCGCGCGAGCTCCCTGATCTCGAATTCTATCATTCCAGCGAATGCTTCGAGCCGGAAAAGATACGGTACCTGATAACCTGGAACGCGCCCGATGATGTCTCGCGCTTTCGAAATCTGGAAATGCTCTTTTCCATAGGTGCGGGGGTCGATCAATTCAAGCCAGAGACCATACCTGGCCACGTCAAGCTCGTGCGCATGATCGAGGATGGCATCGTACGCATGATGCAAGAGTACGTGGTGCTTGGGGTGCTGACACTCCATCGCGAGATGCTTGCCTATCGGGAGCAGCAGGGAAGAGGCCTATGGCAGGCTCTTGCAACGCCCCAGGCGGCCGATCGGCGCGTCGGCTTTCTGGGCCTCGGCATGTTGGCGCAAGCTGCGATTGATCGCCTCAAGCCGTTTGGATTTCCGCTTGCCGCGTGGAGCCGCAGGAGCAAGACGATCGAGAGTGTCACCTGCTTCCACGGCGATGGCCAGCTTGGCGAGTTCCTGCGAGGAACCGACATCCTCGTCTGTCTTCTGCCCCTGACGGAAGAAACAAGCGGCATCCTGAACGCACAGCTGTTCTCGCTGTTACCGACGGGAGCCAGGTTGCTCCATGTCGGCCGGGGCCCCCAGCTTGACCAGAGCGCACTCATCGAGGCGCTCGACAGCGGGCATCTTGCGGCCGCAATGCTTGACGTCACCGATCCCGAGCCACTGCCGGCAAGCGATCCACTCTGGTCCCATCCGAGGGTGAGCATCACGCCACATATCGCGTCCGTGACGCAACCGCATACGGCGGCACAATCCGTCATAGAGAACATCCGACGTCACCGCGCCGGACAGGATCCGATCGGCCTCGTCGATCGAACACTCGGCTACTAG
- a CDS encoding GNAT family N-acetyltransferase, whose amino-acid sequence MGRTVRVKSFELVAKDINDVDVKLLHALSIGVGWPHRPKDWDFLRRAGHGIVAVDGIGRVFGSAMWFPYSQEFATIGLVITSPRTQAQGTGRWLMEQVFERCGERNLTLNSTHAAYHLYLSLGFTKEATVYLWQGEIVSPPPPVPALAGELSSLSTANIGEIAALDERAFGTNRQKLLALLSEGASISVLRRGGEAVGFSMKREFGRGHVIGPIVASNDCDAIHLTAVHLRDLVGRFARVDTREQTGLFADFLQQSRLGVAETVTTMSKGRRFLNRKENEPWVYGLAGHALS is encoded by the coding sequence ATGGGACGAACGGTACGCGTGAAGTCCTTTGAACTGGTGGCCAAGGACATCAATGACGTTGATGTGAAGCTGCTCCACGCGCTTTCGATCGGTGTCGGCTGGCCGCATCGGCCCAAGGACTGGGATTTCCTACGCCGCGCCGGCCACGGCATCGTCGCCGTTGATGGCATAGGTCGTGTTTTCGGCAGCGCGATGTGGTTCCCTTACAGCCAGGAATTCGCGACGATTGGCCTAGTGATCACATCGCCCCGAACCCAGGCACAAGGTACTGGCCGCTGGCTCATGGAGCAGGTTTTCGAGCGGTGTGGCGAGCGGAATTTGACCCTCAACTCAACCCATGCCGCCTATCACCTGTATCTATCACTGGGGTTCACGAAGGAAGCCACCGTATATCTGTGGCAAGGAGAGATCGTCTCGCCACCTCCTCCGGTGCCGGCTCTGGCCGGTGAATTGAGTTCGCTGTCCACGGCGAACATCGGAGAGATCGCGGCACTGGACGAACGCGCGTTCGGAACTAACCGGCAGAAGCTGCTCGCATTGCTTTCTGAAGGTGCGTCGATCTCCGTCTTGCGCCGCGGCGGAGAGGCCGTCGGTTTTTCGATGAAGCGCGAATTCGGGCGCGGTCATGTGATCGGGCCTATCGTCGCCAGCAATGATTGTGACGCGATCCATCTCACCGCCGTGCATCTAAGGGATCTCGTCGGAAGATTCGCCCGCGTCGACACCCGGGAGCAGACGGGTCTGTTTGCCGACTTCCTTCAACAGAGCCGCCTCGGTGTGGCCGAGACCGTCACAACGATGTCTAAGGGCCGGCGATTCCTGAACCGCAAGGAAAATGAGCCGTGGGTGTACGGGCTAGCCGGTCACGCGTTGAGCTGA
- a CDS encoding glucose 1-dehydrogenase — protein MPDYPKPPYPSQKQPMPGSTAQMDPRPDHGEASYKGAGRLKGKRAIITGGDSGIGRAVAIAFAREGADVLIAYLEEHDDAKEVAALVEAEGRKVVLVEGDLRSADHCRKVVDRAVRDLGGVDILVNNAAHQATFKDLADISDEEWRMTFDVNIHAMFFLAKAAVPHMEPGGAIVNTASVNSDMPNPTLLAYATTKGAIQNFTGGLAQMLAEKGIRVNAVAPGPIWTPLIPSTMPEDTVKNFGKQVPMKRAGQPAELATAYVMLADPLSSYTSGATVAVTGGKPFI, from the coding sequence ATGCCTGACTATCCGAAGCCGCCTTACCCCAGTCAGAAGCAGCCGATGCCCGGCTCAACCGCGCAAATGGATCCACGCCCCGATCACGGAGAGGCCAGCTACAAGGGGGCGGGCCGCCTGAAAGGCAAGCGGGCGATCATCACCGGTGGCGACAGCGGAATAGGGCGAGCCGTCGCCATCGCCTTCGCCCGCGAAGGAGCCGACGTCCTGATTGCCTATCTCGAGGAGCACGACGACGCCAAGGAAGTTGCGGCCCTCGTCGAGGCGGAGGGGCGCAAGGTTGTTCTGGTCGAGGGCGACCTGAGGTCCGCGGACCACTGCAGGAAGGTCGTCGATCGGGCGGTCCGGGATCTCGGCGGCGTCGACATCCTCGTCAACAATGCCGCGCATCAGGCGACCTTCAAGGATCTTGCCGACATCAGCGACGAGGAATGGCGAATGACCTTCGATGTGAACATCCACGCCATGTTCTTCCTTGCGAAGGCCGCCGTTCCTCACATGGAGCCGGGCGGCGCGATCGTCAATACGGCTTCCGTGAACTCGGACATGCCGAACCCCACGCTCCTGGCCTATGCGACGACCAAGGGCGCTATCCAGAACTTCACAGGCGGGCTGGCCCAGATGCTGGCGGAGAAGGGCATCCGCGTGAACGCCGTGGCGCCAGGGCCGATCTGGACTCCGCTGATCCCATCGACCATGCCCGAGGATACCGTGAAGAATTTCGGCAAGCAGGTGCCGATGAAGCGGGCCGGGCAGCCGGCCGAGCTGGCGACGGCCTACGTGATGCTCGCCGATCCGCTTTCAAGTTACACCTCCGGTGCAACGGTCGCGGTAACCGGAGGGAAGCCCTTCATCTGA
- a CDS encoding Hsp20 family protein, with the protein MRTTFDFAPLWRSTIGFDHLAGLVDSALRQATEDNYPPYNIERSGEDHYRITLAVAGFSADDIAVTAEQNALTIEGRKPGKAAGEFLYQGIAARPFRRVFNLADYVQVKQASFQDGLLIIELVREVPEAMKPRRIQIGSGASPTSRIEQKKAA; encoded by the coding sequence ATGAGGACCACCTTCGACTTCGCGCCCCTCTGGCGCTCCACCATCGGCTTCGATCATCTGGCCGGCCTCGTCGACAGCGCGCTGCGCCAGGCGACCGAGGACAATTACCCGCCCTACAACATCGAACGCTCCGGCGAGGACCACTACCGGATCACGCTGGCGGTCGCAGGGTTCAGCGCCGACGACATCGCCGTGACCGCCGAGCAGAACGCGCTGACCATCGAGGGTAGGAAGCCCGGCAAGGCGGCCGGCGAATTCCTGTACCAGGGCATCGCCGCACGGCCGTTCCGGCGTGTGTTCAACCTGGCCGACTACGTCCAGGTCAAGCAGGCGTCCTTCCAGGACGGGCTGCTGATCATCGAGCTTGTGCGCGAGGTGCCGGAAGCCATGAAGCCGCGCCGGATCCAGATCGGAAGCGGCGCTTCTCCCACCTCGCGGATCGAGCAGAAGAAGGCAGCCTGA
- a CDS encoding Hsp20/alpha crystallin family protein has protein sequence MAVRDLIPWSRNQELAPTRGTHDPFITLHREMNRLFDDVFRGFGGAGLAPLMEGQFSWPKIELSETDKALTITAELPGMTEKDVQIEIFGGMLTIRGEKKAERRDEGRYFTERSYGAFERRIPLEDVDEDKAEASFKNGILTVSVPKSENPRAGVKRITINTQ, from the coding sequence ATGGCAGTTCGTGATCTCATTCCCTGGTCTAGAAACCAGGAGCTCGCGCCGACGCGCGGCACACACGATCCGTTCATTACGCTTCATCGCGAAATGAACCGGCTATTCGACGACGTCTTTCGCGGCTTCGGCGGTGCCGGTTTGGCGCCGCTGATGGAAGGACAGTTCAGCTGGCCAAAGATCGAACTCAGCGAGACCGACAAGGCGCTGACGATCACGGCCGAGCTCCCCGGCATGACGGAGAAGGACGTCCAGATCGAAATCTTCGGGGGCATGCTGACCATTCGCGGCGAGAAAAAGGCCGAGCGCCGCGACGAAGGCAGGTACTTCACCGAGCGCAGCTACGGCGCGTTCGAGCGGCGGATCCCTCTTGAGGACGTCGACGAGGACAAGGCCGAGGCGTCGTTCAAGAACGGCATCCTGACCGTATCGGTGCCGAAGTCCGAGAACCCGCGAGCCGGCGTCAAGCGCATCACTATCAACACCCAGTAG
- a CDS encoding Lar family restriction alleviation protein — MARKPVGSAAIDPMRGFPVSVQPLGPCPFCGGSEVWINSDIDPKFVVCKECLAFGPNAPTVKQAVARWNKRTTPSRANTAATTSG, encoded by the coding sequence ATGGCTAGGAAGCCTGTCGGCAGCGCAGCTATCGATCCAATGCGCGGATTCCCTGTTTCTGTACAACCGCTGGGGCCCTGTCCCTTCTGCGGCGGTTCGGAGGTTTGGATCAACAGCGACATCGATCCGAAATTCGTAGTATGTAAGGAATGTTTAGCCTTCGGCCCCAATGCGCCGACCGTTAAGCAGGCGGTCGCGCGCTGGAACAAACGCACCACGCCTTCTAGAGCGAACACAGCTGCAACGACCTCTGGCTAA
- a CDS encoding Hsp20 family protein, protein MRYDWTPLWRSTIGFDHLFDVLDEVQRAAEETYPPYNIERLDENRFQISVALAGFSPDEVALTAAQNVLTLEGHKAEKDEKTFVHRGMSTRSFKRQFTLADHVEVKGAHFENGLLVVELQREIPEAMKPRRIAIAGASAGQVKQIEGKAA, encoded by the coding sequence ATGAGGTATGATTGGACTCCCCTGTGGAGGTCGACCATTGGATTCGACCACCTGTTTGACGTTCTTGACGAGGTCCAGCGGGCCGCCGAAGAGACCTATCCCCCCTATAACATCGAGCGGCTCGACGAGAACCGCTTCCAGATCTCGGTAGCGCTCGCCGGATTCTCACCGGACGAGGTGGCCCTTACAGCGGCCCAGAATGTGCTTACGTTGGAAGGTCATAAGGCCGAGAAGGACGAGAAGACCTTTGTGCATCGCGGAATGTCGACCCGCTCGTTCAAGCGGCAGTTCACCCTGGCTGACCACGTCGAGGTCAAGGGCGCGCACTTCGAGAACGGTCTATTGGTCGTCGAGCTTCAACGCGAGATTCCCGAGGCCATGAAGCCGCGGCGCATCGCCATCGCGGGCGCAAGCGCCGGGCAGGTCAAGCAGATCGAGGGCAAGGCCGCCTGA